From a region of the Nothobranchius furzeri strain GRZ-AD chromosome 12, NfurGRZ-RIMD1, whole genome shotgun sequence genome:
- the nptx1l gene encoding neuronal pentraxin 1 like, whose translation MQATRSGFSWRLVLFSCVLLETLSQDFGGQTQFICTSVPKDVDICAATLQNSVPGLDLKSTVMQLRETVLQQKETIMNQKETIRELTSKLARCESQSGTEPGGRRKETGTKNTMGDVSRGPADTLTQLSQTLQSLKQRLENLEQFSRSNNSVQANSLKDMLQSKIDDLEKQVLSRVNSIEEGKPGLRNETEQRGRVESTLTSLHQRIADLEKGQRENRPLDKFQLTFPLRTNYMYAKVKKSLPEMYALTVCMWLKSNASPGVGTPFSYAVPGQANELVLIEWGNNPMEILINDKVAKLPFLINDGKWHHICVTWTTRDGVWEAFQDGVKRGSGENLAPYHPIKPQGLLILGQEQDTYGGGFDATQAFVGDLANFHIWDRKLSEGEIYNLATCSSKAQVGNVFAWMETSLDIYGGASKWTFEACRQLN comes from the exons ATGCAGGCGACCCGGAGCGGATTCTCCTGGAGGCTTGTGCTTTTCTCCTGCGTGCTTCTGGAGACTTTATCCCAGGACTTTGGCGGGCAGACGCAGTTCATTTGCACGTCCGTGCCCAAAGACGTGGACATTTGTGCGGCCACGCTGCAGAACAGCGTTCCGGGATTGGATCTAAAGTCCACGGTCATGCAGCTGCGGGAGACGGTTCTGCAGCAGAAGGAGACGATCATGAACCAGAAGGAGACCATCAGAGAACTGACCTCCAAGTTGGCTCGCTGTGAGAGTCAGAGTGGCACCGAGCCCGGCGGCAGGAGGAAGGAGACCGGGACCAAAAACACCATGGGGGACGTGTCCAGGGGCCCCGCGGACACTTTAACGCAGCTCTCTCAGACTTTACAGTCACTGAAGCAGCGATTAGAAAACCTGGAG CAATTCAGCAGAAGTAATAACTCGGTGCAAGCGAACAGCCTGAAGGACATGCTACAAAGTAAAATTGACGACTTGGAGAAGCAGGTCTTGTCCCGAGTGAACAGCATCGAGGAGGGGAAGCCTGGACTCCGGAACGAGACGGAGCAGCGCGGCAGAGTCGAGTCCACCCTCACCTCCTTACATCAAAGGATCGCAGATCTGGAGAAAG GTCAAAGAGAGAACAGACCCTTGGATAAATTCCAGCTCACCTTTCCTTTGAGAACCAACTACATGTATGCTAAAGTGAAGAAGAGCTTGCCTGAAATGTACGCTCTGACCGTGTGCATGTGGCTGAAGTCCAACGCCTCACCTGGAGTAGGAACACCTTTCTCCTACGCAGTTCCAGGTCAGGCCAATGAGCTTGTCCTCATAGAGTGGGGCAACAACCCAATGGAGATCCTGATTAATGACAAG GTTGCAAAGCTCCCGTTTCTTATCAACGATGGAAAGTGGCATCATATCTGTGTGACCTGGACGACCCGTGACGGTGTCTGGGAAGCTTTCCAGGATGGGGTGAAAAGAGGAAGTGGAGAAAATCTGGCTCCCTATCATCCCATCAAGCCACAAGGCCTGCTCATCCTCGGCCAAGAGCAG GACACGTACGGAGGAGGATTTGATGCCACACAAGCTTTTGTTGGAGACTTGGCGAACTTCCACATTTGGGATAGGAAGCTGTCTGAGGGAGAGATTTACAATCTGGCCACCTGCAGCAGCAAAGCTCAAGTAGGCAACGTTTTTGCGTGGATGGAGACAAGTCTTGACATTTACGGAGGCGCCTCGAAGTGGACATTTGAAGCCTGCCGTCAGCTGAACTGA